In the genome of Methanoculleus sp. SDB, the window CCGCGCTCTTGTTGTGGAGACCAAGCGCGCCTGGCAGTCGCTGGGACAGGTGCGGTATGGTCCGGGTGAAGAAGAAAAGAGATCTCTGGCCTTTCGACGGTCTCTCTACATTGCCGAGGATCTTCAGAAGGGAGATCTGCTCACCCCGGAGAATCTGCGGTGTGTCAGGCCGGGTCTGGGATTATCGCCCAAATATTATGAGATGCTGCTGGGGAAGCGTGTGAACAGGGATGCGAGGAAGGGGACGCCGTTCAGGTGGGAGATGATCGGGTGAACCAGTTCAACGATGAGAGGTAAAATGGTATATCGTGCGGCAGTTGTCGGATGCGGAAAGATAGGCAGTGAATTTGCAGACGATCCCCGGATCAAGGATATTTATACGCACGCAGGAGCCTACTCCGTATGCCGGGATACGGAACTTGTAGCTGTTTGCGATAGCAATCCCGGGAAATTGAAGCGATGTGCGAGCCGATGGGGAGTAAAATACCGGTTTGATGACATTAATGACATGCTCGCGGTGCAGGAGCCGGAAATTGTGAGCATTTGCACACCGGATCCTACCCATTATGAGCTTATTCGAACTGCAATTGCATCACCATCCGTCCGTGCCGTATTAGCCGAAAAACCTCTCGCAATGCGTGTTGATGAGGCCCGTGACCTTTTCAGGATGGCAGGCCGAAAAAAGGTTGTCCTGGCGGTGAACTATTCCCGTCGCTATGCAGGAAATTTTCAGAATCTTCGTAAATTCCTTCAATCAGGAGGTATCGGGGATATTCAGGCTATAAGCGGCCATTATGGAAACGGGACACGACATACCGGAACGCACTGGTTCGATCTCGTCAGATTTCTGGTCGGAGAAATACGCCGTGTCCGGGCATTTGACAGATTGCATGAAGCAGGAGAGGATCCCACTCTTGATGTTCATCTCGAACTTGATCGAAACATTTTCGGATATCTCCATGGATATAATTCCCGTGACTTCAGCATATTCGAGTTGGATATCATCGGAACACTCGGACGTGTAACAATCTCCGATTCAGGCCATACCATGAGGTTTCACCGGGTGGCTGACAGTCCCTATTACTCGGGTTACCGGTCTCTCATGCCGTTTAAGGAAGAGAGAGGCGGTATGGTGGACACAGTACTCCATGCCGTCGAAGATCTCGTAATGTGCCTCGACACCGGAGCAGAACCCCTCTGCACCGGAAGAGACGGCATTGAAAACCTGAAAATTGCCGAGGCTGCCCTGAATTCAGCAAAAGAAGGCAGAGCGATCACAATGGATAGTGAATGATACCGAAAAAACATCTCCCGGTGATTGTGGCGGTCTGCGGTGATCCGGGCGGGGCAAAGGCGGTGGCTCCCGTCATAAACCTTCTCAGGAGTGACGCCCGCGTTCAGGTCCGGGCCATGGCGTACCGCGAAGCATGTCATCTCTGGAAGCAGCAGGGAATTGAATACACTGAAATATCCGAGGAAATGACTGCTTGTGACATTCAATCACTGTTAAAGGAGATAATGCCTTCATTGCTGCTTACAGGAACATCCTTCAATGGTATTGGCCTCGAAAGGCTGTTCGTCGATGAAGCCCGCCGGCTGGCAATACCCTCACTGACGATCATGGACTTCTGGTCGCATTATTGTGAACGGTTCTGTGATCACGAAGGGAATTTGTCTTCTCTTCCTGACCGGGTTGCGGTAATCGATGAAAGAATGAAAGAGGAGATGATTGAGGCGGGCTTTGATCCAATGAGCCTTGTTATCACAGGTAATCCCGCATATGATGATCTCTACAGGTGGAAACAGAATTTTGGCCCTGACAGCATTGCAGGACTTCGAAAGAGCCTGGGGATCGGGCACGATGACCTGATGGTTCTTTTTGCATCGCAGCCTCTCTCCGCATTATATGGCACGGATCCTTCACATCCGTTGTACCCCGGCTATACCGAAATGAGTGTGCTCGCTTCCCTCCTTCGATCCCTCGAAGAGCCCGGATTTCTGGTAAACCGGAAGATTTTTCTGATAATACGTCCGCATCCGCGCGAAAAACCACAGGATTTCCTCCCGGTGAAAAGTGACCGGGTGCCTGTCATCGTTTCAACTGAGGGAAATTCGCGTGAGCTTGTGATGGCTGCCGATCTCGTTGTCGGCATGACCACTGCTTTGCTCATTGAGGCGTGCTGTCTCGGACGGATCGTTGTAAGCCTGCAGCCAGGTATTCGCACTGCTGATCCCCTGCCGACCAACCGGATGGGCCTGAGTATCGGGGTCTACTCCGAAGATGCTATATCCGCAGTAATAAAAGATGTATTGAGCAACACTGAAAAACACCGTCTACTCGTTCAAAAACTAAAAAAAGTGAAAATTAATGGTAGAGCCACCGAGCGGGTTGCACAGTGCATTTATGATATGCTATCATAGTGTCCGTATCAGGTTAGGAGAATCAATATGAATAAACTGGCATTAAATGGTGGAACTCCGGTCAGAAATGAGGCATTTCCACGCTATGTCACGATAGGTGAGGAGGAGAAACGGGCAGTAATGGAGGTGCTCGACAGCACAGTACTCTCGAAATTCCTTGCGAAATGGTCTCCGGACTATTATGGCGGACCGAAGGTCCGTCAACTGGAGAGAGAGTGGGCAGAGTATTTCAGGGTGCGGCATGCCGTCAGTGTAAACTCTGCAACCTCGGGACTCTATACTGCGGTCGGGGCGGCAGGTGTGGGACCGGGTGACGAGGTCATCGTCTCTCCCTATACAATGAGCGCATCGGCGACTGCAGCAGTTGTCTACGGGGGGATTCCCGTGTTTGCAGATATCGATCCTGAGATTTTCTGCATTACACCGGAATCGATTGAAGAACGAATCACTCCCCTGACAAAAGCAATCATCGCTGTCGATATCTTCGGTCACCCCGCGGATATGGATGAGATCGTGGAGATCGCAAGAGATCGGGATATCATCGTTATTGAAGACGCCGCTCAGGCACCGGGGGCATCATATAAAGGCCGCTATGCAGGGACACTTGCGGATATCGGTGTATTCAGCCTGAATTACCACAAGACAATTCAGTGCGGAGAGGGCGGTATCATCGTAACCGAGCACGATGATCTGGCGGAGCGGTGCCGGATGATACGCAACCATGCCGAGGGTGCGGTCGGAGCAAAAGGAGTCTCAAATCTCGTGAATATGGTAGGGTTTAATTATCGGATGACGGAGATTGAAGCAGCAATTGCACGCGAGCAACTTAAGAAACTGGACACATTGCTCGAATCACGCATCACAGCGGCTAAATTCCTGACAGAACATTTGAAAGCCATACCCGGAATTACTCCGCCGGTCGTTCGTCCTGATGTCAGCCACGGCTATTACGTATATCCGATTCGCTATAATTCAGAAATTATCGGAATACCCAGAGAACGATTTGTTGAAGCCCTCAATGCGGAAGGAATTCCAATTTCCAGCGGTTATGTTGAACCGATCTACATGCAGCCCCTGTACCAGCGACGCATTGCTTTTGGAAGAGAGGGTTTTCCCTTCACCTATCACGGCTATAGGGGGAAAGTGGACTACAGCCCCGGCATATGTCCGGTGACTGAGCGGATGTACTATCAGGAGATGATGATTGCCGACATCTGTCACGGAAATGTATCCCGATCGGATCAGAATGATGTGATTGCGGCATTCGAGAAGGTTACCGCGAATATCGGGGAGCTGGTGTGATACCGGTCCCGGTGGATGTACTTTCATGAGATGAATGAAAGGATCCGCAATCTCCTCTCACCGTGGTAAAAAAATTATTCCCCTTTGTTTCCGACGGGAAATTCTCCGTTGTCCGCCTTATTTACCGTTATTTTCTCCCCTCTCTGTTCACTGAAGCGCATTATCCGTTTGAGATCTCCTTTCGCCATCAGTTCTCTCAGGCCAAGAAGTTCTGGATCGCTGAAACGACTGATATTTACTGTCAATTCGGTGGCGTCACCAAGCGACAGAATGTAATCTTCCAATTTTCCGTCATACTGCTCGAGGATTTTATCCATATTCGAGTGATATAACGCGGAACCGGGATATGGCGTAATAATAAACGGATAGATCTTAAAGCCGTTTTTAATCCAGAAAGTGACCGTTTCATAAATCGACTGGCAATCCTCTCCTTCATATCCCACCATAAAGTTCATTACAGGATTGATCCCGGCTCTGATTGTCTCTTGAAGTGCGTATTGCAGCCGATCAACCGTTGTATTCTTCTTTATTTCCTTCAGGATCCGGTTATCTGCGGACTCCCCACCGATCTCAAGATACGTGCATCCGCATTCCTTCAACCTCTTGAGTAATTGCGGATCGATCGAATTTGCATGACTCGTTGTGCCCCATTTTACCAGATCTGCAAGCCCCTCCTCCTCATAGAGATCGCAGAATTCGAGAGCTCTTTTTTTGTTCGCCAGCATGTTTTCGTCAATCAGTGTCACAAAGTCGATCGCATACCTGAACCTGAAATGCTTGATCATGCCGACAACATACCTGGCGCTCTGAAAGCGTACCCTTTTCCCGCCGACGATATGATAGCAGAACGTACAGTCATAGGGACATCCGCGCTGCGAAATGACATCGATTCTTCGTTTTGCACCGAAAGCCTCGGCAGAAAGGGCAATGGAGCTGTTCGGAAAGTATACCTCCTCCATGGGCAGCATGTCGAGAGCCGGATAAGGCAGGGTATTGAGTTCCTCCTCGCTCATATAGGGGCGCGGAGGATTTTTAATGATGACTCCCTCATTATTTCGGTAATTGATCCCGATTACATCAGAAAAATTCCGGTCATCCGAATTATCTACAATCTCAACGATTGTCTTTTCGCCTTCTCCGATACAGCAAAGATCCAGTTCGGGAATCCACGTGAGCATCTCTTCAGGGATGCTGCTGGCACAGCCGCCACCGGTTATGAGAAGTGCGTCGGGAAATAATCCCCTTAAGCCGGGGAGGATCTTTTTCTGGAATCCGTATGTTGTTACAAGTCCCGAAAGAGATATGATGTCAAAAGACTCATCCGCGATATCAGCGAGAATCTCATCGATCCCCAATCTGTGAGCGTTGGCATCCAGTAAAACAACATCATGCCCTTCCAGATCCAGCACAGCGGCGATAATCGAGAGTCCGTAGGGGATATTCGTCGGAGGTTGTGTCAGCCGTATCGGGGAATTAATCAATAAAATTCGTTTCTTACCCATAAATTCACCTGCAACTCTCTAAAAATTCAGCAAGCCTGAGGCACTTGATTGGCTCCTCATAAATGATCCCACCTTCCGTGCAGTTGAAAATAGTATAACCTTCTTCTGAAATCGTAGTGGCTGCCTCTAACAAACCAATTTTGTAGTAGGAGAATATCGGTTCGGTGAAACCGCCCTCCTTGAAGAACGGATGATCCACCTGTATATAGAACCGATCATAGATCTCCTCATCGGTCAGATTCGGGAATGCCGTCCTGATATTGGGATATGCGTATGTGTCCTGCAATGAAGTTCCTCCGGGATATCCGTAATTGAGCCCTATCATCGCAATGGGATTGCACTTGAGATAATATGCAAATATGACACCAAAGCCTCCAACATTACCCGTCGTATTAAGTATGCTCATTTTTGTGAGGAATTTCATGCACCGGGTAATGGATGTGGTGGAGTCGATATTGTCAATCATCGGATTATAGAAATATTTTCTCCCGACAAACCGGTTCACCGCGTTTGAGGGGGCAATTGTGGCAAAAACCGCTGTTATTTCACTGGCATGCTGATCCACCAGAGGATTATCAAAAAAATTGAGAATATTTTCGCAGTGTCCATCGGCATTGATCACAAAATCAGGGACAATTCCTTCTTCAAGAAGGGGAACGAGCATACGATCGACTGCAATGATGATCCCTCCGAAGTCAGATTCCCTGATGAGCTTCATGTGGTTTTTTTCTTTTACGGAGGGGCCTGCACCCACGACAATCGCAGGAATATCCGGATGTTTTGGTATATTTTTGACGCTTTCCGATTTGCGGATTATATCAAAATTATTCCTGATATTATCAAACCAGAGTTCCAAAAAAGCCTCAATCGTCCCGTCTGTTATTGACGATATAAATTCATCTTCAATCGATGGGAGATATCCTTTTTTTTCCAAAGCAACACCACAGCACAATGAGATCTTATACATCAATCATCTTTGTAGAGGCTTCCGCCACGAATGATAACGATACTCCCAAATGCCCGGATCTTCTTTAATGTTTCTTTATCCAGTATTTTTTCAGAACTCTCGGACCTGGTGTTTGATTTCCCATATTTCATAGTACTCTACGGGTTAGTAAAAATATGATATGAAGTTATTCATTGGGATCATCACTGCGTCCGGCCTCGATATATCCCACCTGAATACGCTGAGAATTTTTCAAAAGAACACTGATCACTCAATTGTCCGGAGACTGAATTCCTCACGTTTACATCCATCTTTCATAAAAAACGACGCAATTTCGCTTTTGACAGGGCTGAATATCCGACGTACAAGTTCCCGGGCTTTCTCGGATGAAATCGTATCATTCTGTAAAGAATTCCTTGATGTTGCGCGGATCTCCTCAGGACTGCTCAGGGAAGGTACCCACGCCACCTCCTCAAGAAGATTCAAATCTATCTTGAAATCAGACTTAATATGAATTATCGGGATATTATGAGCCAGAGCTTCGACACAGACGGTAGATTCCGAATATAATACCAGATCAGCCGACCGGAGAAGAACATTTATCGGTTTGTCGCTCAGGTGGAAATGCTCCGGAAAAGGAGGTAAAAATTGAGCGATTTTTTCAAACGGTGCGATAGGATGAGCTTTGATAATAATACTCAGATCGCCGGCGCTGCCAAATGCGAGAAGAGCCTTATAAGTAAGTTCCATCGAGGAATTCAGACTCGCGGACAACGCCACGAGGATAGTGTTTCCCGCACCGCGATGCGATGAAGGCATCTCTTCTGTCAGGTGCGAATAGCGTAATGCACCTCCTACGACAATTGATTTCGGATTGAAGCCCGAAGCGATCAGCTGCTCTCTGGCTGCTGATCCGCTCGCTACAATCAGATCGGGAAGAGGCATCCATTCTGCTTCGAATTTCGATACCGCATAGCAGGTGAACATTGAAATTACGCCGGAGTGCTGATATCCCACAGTTCGTGTCTGGCCGCCTGCATCTTTTATTCCGGCGCAAAACATCTTCTCCCACATGTGATTTTCAAAGATGTAGGTGAAGGTGTGGATACGAAAATCCCGGCAAAGATTCCGGCCGGCAAAATAGCAGAGATATGACTGTTCAGCACGGGTGGTAATCCGGTCTTTTGTGCATTCGTGTGCAACAATCGCACAAACGTCCAGTCCCATGAAAGGCGGAATCGATTGTGGACACGGATAATTCGCGGAAAGTGTGACAAGAACCCTCATGATATCCGCATACGAATAAAATTCTTCGAAAAGGACACCGTCATAATCTCTGCGAAGCAGTTCCCGGACTGCCTGAAGATACGCCAATGTCGGCAGCACATGCACCAGATAGAGAACATTGCAGCCTTTTTTTTCAAGCTCATCCCTGAGATTACCAAAATAGACTTCCTGATAGGTGTCCGTGCGGGTAAATGAGCGCCCGTCAGCCCAGGAATGAATGGCAACATATTCCCGATCATTCTCTCCCGAATGAAATCGACTCTTTTTCAAGAGATAATACTGTGCAACCATTTTACGGCCGGTATATCTGATTAAAAACCAGAGCTTATTTCTTATCCTTTCCGTCCACGATTTTACAGCATTGACAACGGAATAGAAAGGTTGAAAAATACATTCGACAGTGCAGGGGAAATTCTCCAGATTTTTCTGCAGTGACCGCATCAGTGCGGGAGATTCGCAGACGATGAGAAGATCGTCGTCGAATCTCTCCATACACCGCATACATATCTTCACATAGCAGAAATAAAGGAATATATTTGATATAAACGGATTTTTTTCAGATGCTGATGTTAACCACCAGTTCAGATCATGGCTTTCGGAAAGCCTCCCTATATAGTCTATATACTCCTGCCGACATTCTTTTGCCGTCTTTTGCAATTCGTCACCGATTTCAATCCTCTGAAGCACCGTGCCGAATAATTCCTCAAGACCAAGGGCAAACGGCACATTTTCTCCCAGATAAATCCAAAATTTACCGTAAAATTGCCCATTAAGTCTGTAAAAATCTTTAATTAATGTGGCATTTGCATGTATAAGAATAACTCTTCGTGCATCCGATGTTTTCATCTATGTGACCTATGCATAGAATAATCTGACAAGAGATTTATTTCTTGGCATATGTGAGATAAAATCCCCGAACCGTTGCGGAGGAGCCTTTTTGATGTGGCGGCAGCCGGGAGTGGACAGGCAAAACGATGCGCCGTAATTTACCATTACGACCATATTTATAACCCCTCTCTCCCTATATTAATCCAGACCGAAGTATCGGGACATGCGCATGACATTATTCAGGGTCGCTATTACCATTCGCTCATTTGATCAAACCGGTCCTGTAGTGGAAAAATTAAAAAAAAAGTGCTCACTTGTTTATGTCAATACAACAGGCAGACGCCTTTCGGAAGAGGAGTTGATTGAAGCGCTCCGAGATGCCGATGCCGCCATCGCAGGAACGGAAGTTTATTCCAAAAAAGTGCTGTTTTCAGCAAAAAATCTCCGGGCTGTTTCACGGGTGGGAGTCGGTCTCGACGCTATCGATATGGCGGCGGCGGCTGAAAGGGATATCAGGATTTTAAACACACCGGAGGCTCCCGCACAGGCCGTTGCCGAGCATACGCTCGCCCTCATCCTCTCCTGCCTTCGGCATATCCCGAATTACAATGAACAGATAAGACGGGGAACTACCCCTGTACTCCGGGGTTCTCTCCTCGCCGGAAAGACGGCAGGCATTATCGGGCTGGGAAGGATCGGCACGCGGGTGGCGACCATCCTTGATGCAATCGGGTGTACCGTTCTCTACTACGATCCCTACGTAACACATGCGGTACCCGATTCGTGGGTACGGACAGAGGAGCTTTCGACACTCTATTCCCTGTCCGACATTATCACGCTCCATATGCCACCGAAGGCAGGAAATAAGCCGGTTCTTGACAGAAAGGCGTTTTCAGCCTGTAAAAAGGATGTCATCGTTATCAATACGGCACGCGGATCGCTTATCGATGAGGACGAACTGATTCGTTCACTTGAGGAGGGGGTGGTTGCCGGTGCCGGCCTCGATGTTGTCGGCGAGCCTGTTTCCGGGCGACTGCTCGCCCTCCCCCAGGTTATTCTGACACCGCATGTGGCATCTGATACCGTTGAGTCCCGCTACCGGATGGAGATGGAGGCTGTGGACAACATTCTTCGTTTTGTTGAGGAGGGAATATCATGAAGGCTCTTGTGACGGGAGGAGCAGGATTTCTTGGCAGATATCTTGTGAAAGAACTTCAAAAGTCAGGGATTGAAACCGTTTCGTATGATCTGGAGAACGTGAATTACTCACCCGGCGAAAACGCGGAGAGCGTCCGTCATATTCAGGGAGATATTCTTGATGGCGAATCACTGGCTCTGGCAATGGAGGGGTGTGATCTGGTATTTCACACGGCCGCCATTGCCGATATCGACGTGGCACGCACGGTTCCCGTCCGGACTATGGAGGTCAATGGTATCGGCACGGCAAAATGCCTCGAAGCCGCCTGCAATGCAGGCGTCAGGCGATTTATGTTTGCCAGCAGCGTTTATACATCCGGCATTCACGGCTCATTTTACCGTGTCTCAAAACAGGTCGGTGAATCCTTATGCAAGACATTCTACGAAGAATTCGGATTGGAGTATACGATTCTCCGGTACGGCAGCCTCTACGGGAGCGATAGTAATCACTGGAATTTTGTCAATAATGTCTGCAGGGAATTGCTGACGAAAGGTGAATTCACGTATCTGAGCTCCCCGGATTCGGTGAGAGAATATATTCATATTCAGGATGCCGCCCGTGAAACCGTGAGAATAGCGCAGGACAAGGATTTCATCAATAAGGCAGCTATGATTACCGGCCACCAGCGGATGAAAATTGAGGAATTTTTTGAGATCATCCGGGAAATTATCAACCGTGACATAGCTATTCACTATACGCCAAAAGAAAAACAGCGGCATTACGTAATGACCCCGTATTCCCTCGAAGCGGATATCCCCGTCAGAGTCAATCTCTCCACGTATATTGATATTAATGAAGGAATTCTCGGGTGCCTGAGAGAAGTCCAGAAGGAATGCGAATCTGATTACGAAATAAAAGAGACTAACGCTACCGCAGGTGACGATAATGACAGAAATAAACGTTGATGCAAACTTTCATACAATTGCCGGGACGAGCGTCGTTGAGCGCAACGATGCGAGATATCAGGAGTATCGCAGGAAGTGGAGTGAATGGCCGAAAAATTTTTCCACGGGAGATTTTCCCCTTCACCTCGATATCGAGGCCACAAACGTCTGCAACCTGAGATGCCCCTTCTGTGCAACAACCCACAATAAGTATAAAGGCGGCTTCATGAAGGAGGAAATCTGGAAGAAAATCCTTGATGAGGCCGGAAAGAACGAGCTGTATTCGCTGAAATTCACCTATCGCGGCGAACCAATGCTCCATAAGGATCTGGTCCGGATGGTGGCATATGCCAAGGATGCCGGCGTCATGGACGTCTATTTCAATACAAATGCCACGAAACTCGACGAAGATGCCGTAAGAAAGCTCATCGACGCGGGACTTGACCGTATTTCAATCTCTTTCGAGGGATATGAAAAAGAGTTATACGAAAAATACCGGGTCGGTGCACAGTTTGAGCAGGTGGTTGGCAATATCGAACGCCTGAAAGCAATAAAGGAGGAACTGGGAGTGGAGAAGCCTCTTGTGCGGATTCAGACGGTTCGCGTTCCCGAGTTGCTGGGTAAAGAAAAAAATTATGCTGATTTCTGGTCTGCACGAGCCGATGAAGTGGGTTTTCTGGACATGAAGGATGAAGAGGGCAATCCGGATCATCGCGGCCGGATCTATCCCTGGGCATGTCCGCAGCTGTGGCAGAGGATGACAATTACGTGGGAAGGCACTATCCTGCCCTGTGTTCATGATATCTATGAATGGATGAGTTTCGGAAACATTCAGGAGATTACAATCAGGGAAGCGTGGAACAGTGCCCGGGAGGCGGGATACCGTGAGGTGCACCGCAGGGGAAAAGCGCATGAGATCCCGGCATGTGACCGCTGTCCGCTCCGTGAAAACGAAGTTCGAAAATTACTGAGGAAACGTGTATGATTGCTGCATTAATGCTAGGGAGAGAGGGCAGCCAGGGATTTCCCGGTAAAAATACAAAACCTGTCCTCGGCAGACCGCTTATGGAATATCCCCTCCTTGCCGCAAAGAAATCGCGGGAAGTTGATGATGTTTATATCTCAACCGACTCGGAAGCGATAAAGGCAATCGGAAGGAAATCCGGGGCGATAATTATTGACAGGCCACCGGAGCTATGCACGCCCGAGGCGCTTGGCGAGGACGCCTTTGTCCACGGCTACCGGCTGATCCGGGATGAACAGGAGAAGGCAGGTAAAACCCTTGAATTCATCGTCCTTTTGCTCTGCAATGCTGCAACAATCCTTCCTGAAACCATTGATGAGGGGATCCGGGTGTTGCGCGAAAATCCCGACATCGACTCCGCCGTGACGGTATCCCGATATAACATGTGGAGTCCGCTGAGAGCACGGAGGATAGGAAATGACGGTCTGCTGCACCCCTTTATTCCGTTCGAGCACTTCGGTGACCCGAAAACACTCAACTGCGACCGTGATTCACAGGGTGATGTCTGGTTTGCCGATATGGGAGTGTCGATAGTAAGACCACACTGTCTTGAAAATCTTGAATCCGGTCTCCTGCCGCAAAAATGGATGGGACAGCATATCTATCCGCTCAGGCAGTGGGGCGGTTGCGATGTGGATTATGAATGGCAGGTGCCGGGTGTCGAATACTGGCTGAAAAACCATGGGTATGACCATGTTTGAAGCGATAAAGGGATCAAAAGTTCTGGTTACCGGTGCGGGATCGGGTATCGGGGCATCCACAGCACGCCTCTTCGGACAGTATGGAGCCATCGTGGGCGTCCATTACCACAGAAGCAGGGACAATGCGGAAAACGTAGTCCGCCAGATCCGGGAGGACGGTGGGGAGGCATTCCTCCTCACCGCAAATCTCCTCAGTCCGGCGGAACGCGAGAATGTAATCCCCGACTTTATCGGGCTTGCCGGCGGCATCGACGTTCTCATCAACAATGCCGGAACGGTATACGGGCATGACCATTTCCTTGACATGGACCGGGATTCGTGGGATAAAACACTCCAGATCTGCCTCACCGGACCATTTTTCCTGGCCCGTGAAGCCTTTCGCTTTATGAAAGACCATGGAGGGGGCAGGATCATCAATATCAGTTCAATCGCTTCGAAATATGGGGGTTCTGAAATTACAGCGCATTATGGTGCCGCGAAAGGAGGGCTCGACGCGGTGACGCGTACCCTTGCACGGTCAGGAGCGGATTACAATATTCTTGTAAATTCCATCCAGCCGGGTGTAATCGATACGGCATTTCATAAAAAAATCGGCAGGGAGTCACTCGATGACCGGGTAAAAAGAATTCCTCTCCGGCGGGCAGGGACGCCCCTCGATGTAGCACGCCTGTGCCTTTTCCTCGCCTCGGAATGTGGCGATTACATAACCGGGCAGGCATACGGCGTAACCGGCGGAGATTGACTCGACCTGGGCGTGAATGAGAAGGCATAGGGCGGAAAACGAAGGGAATCCATGATCTCAACAATAATCTCAAAGGTTACACGCATTTTACACCTGGACACACATAAAATCTTATTTGATGTTTTCGAACGAAATTCCGGAAGGATTCTTGATGAGAAAATAAAGCATCTCAACCGTCCGGTCAAAAAACTTCTCGAAGAAGAAGACGAACGGCAGCATTACGGCGACATCGAACTGACGGAGAGCGGGTCGCAGAATGTCATCCGCGGATTTACCATTGACAGAATACGGTTTATCCACGATAATATCCGGATTTCAGAGAACGATACGCTGGTCGATCTTGGTGATTCGAACGGGATATTTATCAGGTCAATGAACAGGGACGGGATAAGCGTTAATATCAGCGATCCTGCTCTGAAAGCGATTCACGCAAAACAGATTGAGGTAATAAAGGCCGATATCGAACATCTCCCCTTTAAAGCCGGGAGTATTGATCATATATTGCTCTTTGAAACGCTTGAACACGTTCCCAATCCCATCGCACTCCTGAACGAGATCGGCCGTGTCTGCAGGAAGTCACTTGTACTCTCCATTCCGTTCGTCTCAACAACCACGATCCACCGCCACAACTATGATCCGATAAAGCCCCTCCATCAGCACCATATCTTCGAATTCTCTCCCCCGGACTTTAAAAAAATCCTGACACATACGCGATTTACCCTTCAAAAAGAAGCCGAAGCAGTCGTATTGAATGACGGCAACACCCTCCGGGAAAAAATGATTTTCTTTTTCTGGCGGATGTTCATGGAAAAAGACATGTACTGTGGCTGTTTTAAAAAATTTTACATGTGCATACTCAGCAAAGAGGAAGATGGCATGCCATGAAACAACCGGCAGAGGAACCCGTGACATATACGGCGGTGTCAGCAATCGTATCGCACGGTTAAGAAGGAGGCAGGATTTTCATGTCCAACCTGAATGTGCTGATTCTGGATTTTGACGGGGTAATTCTCGAATCGGTTTTAGTAAAAACAGATGCCTTCCGAGAACTCTTTTCCTTTGCGCCCGAACATCTCGATGA includes:
- a CDS encoding cytidylyltransferase, whose translation is MIAALMLGREGSQGFPGKNTKPVLGRPLMEYPLLAAKKSREVDDVYISTDSEAIKAIGRKSGAIIIDRPPELCTPEALGEDAFVHGYRLIRDEQEKAGKTLEFIVLLLCNAATILPETIDEGIRVLRENPDIDSAVTVSRYNMWSPLRARRIGNDGLLHPFIPFEHFGDPKTLNCDRDSQGDVWFADMGVSIVRPHCLENLESGLLPQKWMGQHIYPLRQWGGCDVDYEWQVPGVEYWLKNHGYDHV